A genomic segment from Pectinophora gossypiella chromosome 3, ilPecGoss1.1, whole genome shotgun sequence encodes:
- the LOC126380979 gene encoding uncharacterized protein C1orf131 homolog isoform X1, whose translation MSLIKTKAALALKDAESNFQVVKFEAHKPKKRKVLEDDKNDYKGQAPYSKKDLDLKKIRHEVVKYGMSGFDGSRKEEAKIALAVSLGAKPPKREYVNYKELMQKRKQEKLKEKEEKQQMIAKSILHSVGKKKKKGPAHDVGHLLSSYGKVLKKDLKKKDDKSSQKKKKKKIL comes from the exons ATGTCGCTTATAAAAACGAAAGCAGCACTTGCACTAAAGGACGCTGAAAGCAATTTTCAAGTGGTGAAATTTGAAGCACACAAACCTAAAAAACGGAAAGTTTTGGAAGACGATAAAAATGATTATAAAGGACAAGCCCCGTATTCTAAGAAAGACTTGGACTTAAAGAAGATTCGGCATGAGGTGGTAAAGTACGGGATGTCGGGGTTCGACGGATCAAGGAAAGAAGAGGCTAAAATTGCTCTAGCCGTCAGTTTAG GAGCAAAACCACCTAAAAGAGAGTATGTAAACTACAAAGAGCTTATGCAGAAGAGAAAACAAGAAAAGTTAAAAGAGAAGGAAGAGAAACAGCAGATGATTGCAAAGAGTATTCTTCACAGTGTtggcaagaagaagaagaagggaccAGCACATGATGTTGGACATTTACTTAGTTCTTATGGCAAG GTGCTAAAGAAAGATTTGAAGAAGAAAGATGACAAATCAtcacagaagaagaagaaaaaaaaaatactgtag
- the LOC126381043 gene encoding odorant receptor 63a-like, with amino-acid sequence MTLFKITITTEPIELTTLIFYLICVFLELLMYCYPGDLLINKSLLVAEAAAPGHWWGDLRSRRALILCAMRAQRALLVNAGGVFRASLPTAAAVVRTAYSYFAVLQQKMDD; translated from the exons ACCACAGAACCCATCGAGCTGACCACACTAATATTCTACTTAATTTGCGTATTCTTAGAACTATTAATGTACTGCTACCCCGGCGATTTGCTGATTAATAAG AGCCTCCTAGTGGCCGAAGCTGCGGCCCCTGGTCACTGGTGGGGCGACCTGCGCAGCCGCAGGGCGCTGATTCTGTGCGCTATGAGGGCACAACGCGCTTTACTCGTGAATGCTGGTGGTGTGTTCCGAGCGTCGTTACCAACAGCAGCTGCT GTCGTGCGCACTGCTTACTCCTACTTTGCAGTATTACAGCAGAAAATGGAtgattaa
- the LOC126380979 gene encoding uncharacterized protein C1orf131 homolog isoform X2, translating into MSLIKTKAALALKDAESNFQVVKFEAHKPKKRKVLEDDKNDYKGQAPYSKKDLDLKKIRHEVVKYGMSGFDGSRKEEAKIALAVSLGAKPPKREYVNYKELMQKRKQEKLKEKEEKQQMIAKSILHSVGKKKKKGPAHDVGHLLSSYGKVIG; encoded by the exons ATGTCGCTTATAAAAACGAAAGCAGCACTTGCACTAAAGGACGCTGAAAGCAATTTTCAAGTGGTGAAATTTGAAGCACACAAACCTAAAAAACGGAAAGTTTTGGAAGACGATAAAAATGATTATAAAGGACAAGCCCCGTATTCTAAGAAAGACTTGGACTTAAAGAAGATTCGGCATGAGGTGGTAAAGTACGGGATGTCGGGGTTCGACGGATCAAGGAAAGAAGAGGCTAAAATTGCTCTAGCCGTCAGTTTAG GAGCAAAACCACCTAAAAGAGAGTATGTAAACTACAAAGAGCTTATGCAGAAGAGAAAACAAGAAAAGTTAAAAGAGAAGGAAGAGAAACAGCAGATGATTGCAAAGAGTATTCTTCACAGTGTtggcaagaagaagaagaagggaccAGCACATGATGTTGGACATTTACTTAGTTCTTATGGCAAG GTTATTGGGTAG